A window of the Bradyrhizobium ottawaense genome harbors these coding sequences:
- a CDS encoding ABC transporter substrate-binding protein, producing MTHTTRRELMALMTGALAGTALGGNAFAQATPKRGGILRISAPANPSSLDPATGGAGSDHAFLFTMYDTLTEWDFETLKPKPGLAESWKFTDPNTLVLNIRAGVTFHDGTPLDAEAVKFNLERNKSDAKSNIKADLASMASAEVTGPMQVTLKLSTPDAALPGILSDRAGMMVSPTAVKAASAGTLNRTPVGAGAYAFVSWADGEKIVIKRNEKYWKSNRPYPDGIEFSIIPELTTGARSVTAGQNDLIYQLPPRQKAIMDRVPSVKVFNGPTLYVFQIFLNWAKPPFDNIKVRQAFNFAVDREAFVKAALAGLAEPAYMNLPKAHWAYDKSVAALYPYDPDRARKLLAEAGFKEGTVIEIGGYNDQDSVQRQEILIEMFRKAGMNVKFVNSPIAEASAAFFGPEKRNSGLLAAWTGRPDPSLTYSLMFTKDAYYNGGRAPVPPELEAAIKESRASEDIETRAKAFATVQRLVMENAFVLPLAFQFELVAMNKKVQGYRPNLLGKPKYDDVWLES from the coding sequence ATGACCCACACCACCCGACGCGAGCTGATGGCGCTGATGACTGGCGCGCTCGCTGGAACGGCCCTCGGCGGCAACGCCTTCGCGCAAGCCACGCCGAAGCGTGGCGGCATCTTGCGCATCTCGGCACCGGCCAATCCGTCGAGCCTCGATCCCGCCACCGGCGGCGCCGGCTCGGATCACGCCTTCCTGTTCACGATGTACGACACGCTGACCGAATGGGATTTTGAGACGCTGAAGCCCAAGCCCGGCCTCGCCGAGAGCTGGAAGTTCACCGACCCGAATACGCTGGTGCTCAACATCCGCGCCGGCGTCACCTTCCACGATGGCACGCCGCTCGACGCTGAAGCCGTCAAGTTCAACCTCGAGCGCAACAAGAGCGACGCGAAGTCCAACATCAAGGCCGATCTCGCCTCGATGGCCTCGGCCGAGGTGACCGGCCCGATGCAGGTGACGCTGAAGCTGAGCACGCCCGACGCGGCGTTGCCCGGCATTCTGTCCGACCGTGCCGGCATGATGGTATCGCCGACGGCCGTGAAGGCAGCTTCCGCCGGGACCCTCAACCGCACGCCGGTCGGCGCCGGCGCCTATGCCTTCGTGAGTTGGGCCGACGGCGAAAAGATCGTCATCAAGCGCAACGAGAAATACTGGAAGTCGAACCGTCCCTATCCTGACGGCATCGAGTTCTCGATCATTCCGGAACTGACCACCGGCGCGCGCTCGGTCACCGCCGGCCAGAACGACCTGATTTACCAGTTGCCGCCGCGCCAGAAGGCGATCATGGACCGCGTTCCCTCGGTCAAGGTCTTCAACGGGCCGACGCTTTACGTGTTCCAGATCTTCCTGAACTGGGCAAAACCGCCGTTCGACAACATCAAGGTGCGGCAGGCGTTCAATTTCGCCGTCGACCGCGAGGCTTTCGTCAAGGCCGCGCTCGCCGGTCTTGCCGAGCCCGCTTACATGAACCTGCCGAAGGCGCATTGGGCCTACGACAAGTCGGTTGCCGCACTCTACCCTTATGATCCCGACAGAGCGCGCAAGCTGCTCGCCGAGGCCGGCTTCAAGGAAGGCACCGTGATCGAGATCGGTGGCTACAACGATCAGGATTCAGTGCAGCGCCAGGAAATCCTGATCGAGATGTTCCGCAAGGCAGGGATGAACGTGAAGTTCGTCAACTCGCCGATCGCGGAGGCGTCCGCCGCGTTCTTCGGCCCCGAGAAGCGCAACTCGGGCCTGCTCGCGGCCTGGACCGGCCGTCCCGATCCGAGCCTCACTTACTCGCTGATGTTCACCAAGGACGCCTACTACAATGGCGGCCGCGCGCCGGTGCCGCCGGAACTCGAAGCCGCGATCAAGGAATCGCGGGCATCGGAAGACATCGAGACGCGAGCCAAGGCGTTTGCGACGGTGCAGCGGCTGGTGATGGAAAATGCCTTCGTGCTGCCGCTCGCGTTCCAGTTCGAGCTGGTGGCGATGAACAAGAAGGTGCAAGGCTACAGGCCCAATCTGTTGGGCAAGCCGAAATACGACGACGTCTGGCTGGAGAGCTAG
- a CDS encoding ABC transporter ATP-binding protein, whose protein sequence is MSAPAANDAIVSVRDLQVQFQTGDRRSTVKAVDGVDFDVRRGETFGIIGESGSGKTTIGRALVFLLKPSAGAILHNGVDPLAMPRRQFQSHRRDYQIIFQDPNAALNPRMTILSSVLEPLELARAGTKAERLTRAREALDRVGLPPDIGARYPHQLSGGQKQRVVIARALTLRPKLIVCDEVVAALDMSIRGDVLNLFAELQRDLGLTYVFITHDLAVVSHISERIAVMYLGRFVELGPTEQVSEKPLHPYTQALLSAEPRPLPSTMRGAARIMLQGEIPSPIDPPSGCRFRTRCQYAQNLCAEKTPDWRELLPDHWVACHFAGLPNFSPN, encoded by the coding sequence ATGAGCGCGCCGGCCGCCAACGACGCCATCGTTTCGGTGCGCGATCTGCAGGTCCAGTTCCAGACCGGCGACCGCCGTTCTACCGTGAAGGCGGTTGACGGCGTCGATTTCGACGTCCGCCGCGGCGAGACCTTCGGCATCATCGGCGAATCCGGATCGGGCAAGACCACGATCGGCCGCGCGCTGGTGTTTCTGCTGAAGCCCAGTGCGGGTGCCATCCTGCACAACGGCGTCGATCCGCTGGCAATGCCGCGCAGGCAATTTCAAAGCCACCGCCGCGACTACCAGATCATCTTTCAGGACCCCAACGCGGCGCTCAACCCGCGCATGACGATCCTGTCCTCGGTGCTGGAGCCGCTGGAACTGGCGCGCGCCGGCACCAAAGCCGAACGATTGACGCGGGCCCGCGAGGCGCTCGACCGCGTCGGCCTGCCGCCGGATATCGGCGCGCGTTATCCGCATCAGTTGTCCGGCGGCCAGAAGCAGCGCGTGGTGATCGCGCGGGCGCTGACGTTGCGGCCGAAGCTGATCGTCTGCGACGAGGTGGTGGCGGCGCTGGATATGTCGATCCGCGGCGACGTGCTCAATTTGTTCGCCGAGCTGCAGCGCGACCTCGGGCTGACCTACGTCTTCATCACCCACGATCTCGCCGTGGTGTCGCATATCAGCGAGCGCATCGCGGTGATGTATCTCGGACGGTTTGTCGAACTCGGGCCCACGGAGCAGGTCTCGGAGAAGCCGCTGCATCCCTATACCCAGGCGCTGCTGTCGGCCGAACCGCGGCCGTTGCCGTCGACCATGCGGGGCGCTGCCAGGATCATGCTGCAGGGTGAAATCCCGAGTCCGATCGATCCGCCGTCGGGGTGCCGGTTCCGCACCCGCTGCCAGTACGCGCAAAATCTTTGCGCCGAGAAGACGCCGGACTGGCGCGAGCTGTTGCCCGATCACTGGGTCGCCTGCCATTTTGCCGGCCTCCCGAATTTTTCGCCGAACTAA
- a CDS encoding ABC transporter ATP-binding protein: MATAGPAQREAEAVAVSPQALMSVRGLGIRFKTSQGVWQATRKIDFDIAPGERVGIVGESGCGKTITGLSILRLLPNNMAGLDGSIWFDGVDLATCSDRAMRAIRGRRIAMIFQEPMSALDPVFTVGHQIAETLRIHTGVSKEEARAKILDMLRRVGIASPERRIDDYPHQLSGGMRQRVMIAAALICGPQLLIADEPTTALDVTVQAQILELLRDLSETSNTALMLITHDLGVVAETCTRMITMYAGEVIEDASVDAALVRPLHPYTSGLLRSLPHLSPRHGKLPSIPGRVPSIADMPNGCRFKARCPHAVESCEAEQELRDAGGGRKVRCWRFAELDLPGALQHAATAPIAAMVARP; this comes from the coding sequence ATGGCAACGGCGGGGCCGGCACAGCGCGAGGCGGAAGCGGTTGCGGTTAGCCCGCAGGCGCTGATGTCGGTGCGCGGCCTCGGTATCCGCTTCAAGACCTCGCAAGGCGTCTGGCAGGCGACGCGCAAGATCGATTTTGACATTGCGCCGGGCGAGCGCGTCGGGATCGTCGGCGAAAGCGGTTGCGGCAAGACCATCACCGGTCTCTCGATCCTGCGGCTATTGCCGAACAATATGGCCGGCCTCGACGGTTCGATCTGGTTCGACGGGGTCGATCTCGCCACATGCTCTGACCGCGCCATGCGCGCGATCCGCGGCCGGCGCATCGCCATGATCTTCCAGGAGCCGATGAGCGCGCTCGATCCGGTGTTCACCGTCGGCCACCAGATTGCCGAGACCCTGCGCATCCATACCGGCGTCAGCAAGGAGGAGGCGAGGGCGAAGATCCTCGACATGCTGCGTCGCGTCGGCATTGCCTCGCCAGAGCGGCGCATCGACGATTACCCGCATCAATTGTCCGGCGGCATGCGCCAGCGGGTGATGATCGCGGCCGCGTTGATCTGCGGTCCGCAACTGCTGATCGCGGACGAGCCGACCACGGCGCTCGACGTCACCGTGCAGGCGCAGATCCTCGAACTGCTGCGCGACCTCAGCGAGACTTCGAACACCGCGCTGATGCTGATCACGCACGACCTCGGCGTCGTTGCCGAGACCTGCACCCGCATGATCACGATGTATGCCGGGGAGGTGATCGAGGACGCCAGCGTCGACGCCGCGCTAGTGCGGCCGCTGCATCCCTATACGTCCGGACTCCTCCGCTCGCTGCCACATTTGAGTCCGCGCCACGGCAAGCTGCCGTCGATCCCGGGTAGAGTACCTTCGATTGCGGACATGCCGAACGGCTGCCGTTTCAAGGCGCGCTGTCCGCATGCCGTCGAGAGCTGCGAAGCCGAGCAGGAACTGCGCGATGCGGGCGGTGGCCGCAAGGTGCGCTGCTGGCGCTTTGCCGAACTCGATCTGCCCGGCGCGCTGCAGCATGCGGCTACAGCGCCGATCGCGGCCATGGTCGCCCGGCCATGA
- a CDS encoding CaiB/BaiF CoA transferase family protein has protein sequence MGALSHLRIVEIGSAAATSYCARLFADFGATVQKIEPPAGDPLRRAAPLTPKGNSAWFAFLNFNKSSIALDPNDRNASSRLTELIRGCDILLDGRDVDAADCPAIDLAELKRRHPGLTHLEASWFGGEGPYAKFEATDSTIRALVGLVKLVGPSEGTPMHAPDFQTGIFAGLWGFIAAASSVLGRMQDGRGRSSRLSIFESSIAVTEYIMFEAFSRGDIMRRIGVNRFWPTFPVGIYETKQGRLGVTTVTPAQWRSFCEMLGLPELRDDASLFLGVDRLQHVEVIESLFIPKLKTRTAQEWFAEGLRRKIPIVPVPEIADLVADEEKKARGAIVPVMIGDEGGFTAGSMQRLTGTPPRRGGAVPDIGEQMLGSAHVTETAHATTPASQGHNRLPLEGIRVVDFSMGWAGPVCTRTLADLGADVIKIEATQYPDWWRGVDRRRAYVQEQMYEKSIRYCIMNRNKRGITLDLTRPQGLALAKRLLADADLVVDNYSVEVLPKMGLGYDVLSKLNPKLVMMSMSAFGAGSAHRDCRAYGSTLEQGSGLPSVVGDPLGPPVMSHTAFGDAVGGLNGCAAVLTALIHAKLTGKGQFIDLAQIECMMPFAAPWITAHSIDGRAPVKYGNRHPDFVPHGCFPCSGSDNWIMVAVSRDAMWPKLATLLGRADWASDVKLKTAAGRRAIESEIEAAIAAWTSARDPEAAMTALQAAGIAAGVARLPIELLDDPQLHARGFIQEVDRAFIGKHPQPSMPFRESNAPFAIRSAPPTLGEHNREILGGLLGLSEAEIIKLTRDGIIGTEMLMEEQLVKEKKRAAG, from the coding sequence ATGGGCGCGTTGTCGCATCTGCGGATTGTCGAGATCGGGAGCGCAGCTGCAACCAGCTATTGCGCCCGCTTGTTCGCCGATTTCGGCGCCACCGTCCAGAAAATCGAACCGCCGGCGGGGGATCCGCTGCGCCGCGCCGCGCCGTTGACGCCGAAGGGCAACAGCGCGTGGTTTGCGTTTCTGAATTTCAACAAGTCGAGTATCGCGCTCGATCCGAATGACCGGAACGCATCTTCGCGCCTGACCGAGCTGATCCGCGGCTGCGACATTCTGCTCGACGGCCGCGACGTCGATGCGGCAGATTGTCCCGCGATCGATCTCGCCGAACTCAAGCGGCGTCATCCCGGCCTCACTCATCTCGAGGCGAGCTGGTTCGGCGGCGAGGGGCCCTACGCCAAATTCGAGGCGACGGACTCCACGATCCGTGCGCTGGTCGGCCTCGTCAAACTGGTCGGCCCCTCCGAGGGGACGCCCATGCATGCGCCGGATTTCCAGACCGGCATCTTCGCCGGCCTCTGGGGTTTCATCGCCGCCGCTTCGTCGGTGCTGGGGCGGATGCAGGATGGGCGCGGCCGCAGTAGCCGCCTGAGCATCTTTGAATCCTCCATTGCCGTCACCGAATACATCATGTTCGAGGCGTTCTCGCGCGGCGACATCATGCGGCGGATCGGCGTCAACCGGTTCTGGCCGACCTTTCCGGTCGGCATCTACGAGACCAAACAAGGCCGGCTCGGCGTCACCACGGTGACCCCGGCGCAATGGCGTTCGTTCTGCGAGATGCTGGGATTGCCCGAGTTGCGCGACGACGCGTCGCTGTTCCTCGGTGTCGACCGCCTGCAGCATGTTGAGGTCATCGAGAGCCTATTCATCCCGAAGCTGAAGACGCGTACCGCGCAGGAATGGTTCGCGGAAGGCCTGCGCCGCAAGATTCCGATCGTGCCGGTGCCCGAAATCGCCGACCTCGTCGCCGATGAGGAAAAGAAGGCGCGTGGCGCCATTGTGCCTGTCATGATCGGCGACGAGGGCGGTTTCACGGCCGGTTCGATGCAGCGCCTGACGGGAACGCCGCCGCGCAGGGGCGGTGCGGTTCCCGATATCGGCGAGCAGATGCTGGGCAGCGCCCATGTCACCGAGACCGCCCATGCAACGACGCCCGCGTCGCAGGGGCACAACCGCCTGCCGCTCGAAGGCATTCGTGTCGTTGATTTCTCGATGGGCTGGGCCGGTCCGGTCTGCACGCGCACGCTGGCCGATCTCGGTGCCGACGTCATCAAGATCGAGGCCACGCAATATCCGGACTGGTGGCGCGGCGTCGACCGCCGCCGGGCCTATGTCCAGGAGCAGATGTACGAAAAGTCCATCCGCTACTGCATCATGAACCGCAACAAGCGCGGCATCACGCTCGACCTGACCCGGCCGCAGGGCCTGGCGCTCGCCAAGCGTCTCTTGGCCGACGCCGATCTCGTGGTCGACAATTATTCGGTCGAGGTGCTGCCGAAAATGGGTCTCGGCTACGACGTGCTGAGCAAGCTCAATCCAAAGCTCGTCATGATGTCGATGTCGGCCTTCGGCGCCGGCAGCGCGCATCGCGATTGTCGCGCTTATGGCTCGACTTTGGAGCAGGGCTCAGGGCTGCCGAGCGTGGTCGGCGATCCCCTCGGTCCGCCGGTCATGAGCCATACTGCGTTCGGCGATGCCGTCGGTGGCCTCAACGGTTGCGCTGCCGTTCTCACCGCGCTGATCCACGCCAAACTGACCGGCAAGGGCCAGTTCATCGATCTCGCGCAGATCGAATGCATGATGCCGTTTGCTGCACCCTGGATCACCGCGCATTCGATCGACGGCAGGGCGCCGGTGAAATACGGCAACCGTCATCCGGATTTCGTGCCGCATGGCTGTTTCCCCTGCTCAGGTTCCGACAACTGGATCATGGTCGCGGTTTCCCGCGACGCGATGTGGCCAAAGCTGGCGACCTTGCTCGGCCGAGCCGACTGGGCCTCCGACGTGAAGCTGAAAACCGCCGCCGGGCGGCGTGCGATCGAGAGCGAGATCGAGGCCGCGATTGCGGCCTGGACATCCGCGCGGGATCCGGAAGCGGCGATGACGGCGTTGCAGGCAGCGGGTATCGCTGCGGGTGTGGCACGGCTGCCGATCGAGCTGCTGGACGACCCGCAATTGCATGCGCGCGGGTTCATCCAAGAGGTCGATCGCGCCTTCATCGGCAAACATCCGCAGCCGTCGATGCCATTTCGTGAGTCTAACGCGCCGTTCGCTATCCGCAGCGCGCCGCCGACGCTGGGCGAGCATAACCGCGAAATCCTCGGCGGCCTGCTCGGGTTGTCGGAGGCCGAGATTATCAAGCTCACGCGCGACGGCATCATCGGCACCGAGATGCTGATGGAAGAGCAGCTCGTGAAAGAGAAAAAGCGGGCGGCAGGCTGA
- a CDS encoding amidohydrolase family protein — MSTEVTASSLFSGPEFGLLENAVLRYDNGIITSISEGAPSAPGPRSLVLPAFVNAHDHARATASSFGAIGMPLESWILRSALGTPVDPYLTAASALARSARAGCAAMMVHYTRPSGTMPLVEEARAIARAASDVGIRIAFAIAVRDQNPVVYGDGEPVLSELANDDRKTIEELFVRAPMSPMAYIELTDAIAAAIAGPNVDVQLGPAGVQWCSKPLLEAVAENSALTGRRIHMHLLETIYQRAWADANFPDGIVRYLRDIGFLSERLTLAHGIHARPDEIEMIAASGARIVTNFSSNMHLRSGLAPIAAAHKCGCAIAVGVDGLALDEDDDVLREMRLVQMMHGGLGFKRTWTPAEFFGLAIANGRKATGAPGTGALVSGAPADFVTLDLDRLDRDAIMPVDPIDLLFARGNAQLVRDVVVDGRLIVSEGRCLGVDLPAIEQELRGIFRASAGKLSGFQRAWPQLSAGLQNWFEQQLDCS; from the coding sequence ATGTCCACAGAAGTAACCGCCAGCAGCCTCTTCTCCGGCCCCGAGTTTGGCCTGCTCGAAAATGCCGTGCTGCGGTACGACAACGGCATCATCACTTCGATCTCCGAGGGAGCTCCATCAGCGCCCGGGCCGCGCTCCCTCGTCCTTCCGGCCTTCGTCAATGCCCACGACCACGCGCGGGCGACCGCATCGTCGTTCGGGGCGATCGGCATGCCCCTGGAAAGCTGGATCCTGCGCTCGGCGCTCGGCACGCCCGTCGATCCCTATCTGACGGCGGCCTCCGCGCTGGCGCGTTCGGCGCGGGCAGGGTGCGCCGCGATGATGGTGCATTACACGCGGCCGAGCGGCACCATGCCGCTGGTCGAGGAAGCCCGGGCGATCGCGCGCGCGGCGTCCGATGTCGGTATCCGCATCGCCTTTGCGATTGCGGTGCGCGACCAGAATCCGGTCGTGTATGGCGACGGCGAGCCTGTCTTGTCGGAGCTCGCGAACGACGACCGCAAGACGATCGAGGAATTGTTCGTCCGCGCGCCGATGTCGCCCATGGCCTATATCGAACTCACGGATGCGATTGCCGCCGCGATCGCCGGGCCGAACGTCGACGTGCAGCTCGGCCCCGCCGGCGTGCAGTGGTGCTCCAAACCGCTGCTCGAAGCGGTGGCGGAGAATTCGGCGCTGACCGGGCGGCGCATTCACATGCATTTGCTGGAGACCATCTATCAGCGTGCCTGGGCCGATGCGAATTTTCCTGACGGCATCGTGCGCTATCTCCGCGACATCGGTTTCCTGTCGGAACGGCTGACCTTGGCACATGGCATTCACGCCCGGCCGGACGAGATCGAAATGATCGCGGCCTCCGGCGCGCGTATCGTCACCAATTTCAGTTCCAACATGCATCTGCGTTCCGGCCTCGCGCCTATCGCGGCAGCCCACAAATGCGGCTGCGCCATTGCCGTCGGCGTCGACGGCCTGGCGCTGGACGAGGACGACGACGTGCTGCGCGAAATGCGGCTGGTGCAGATGATGCACGGCGGTCTCGGTTTCAAGCGGACCTGGACACCTGCCGAATTCTTTGGCCTTGCCATCGCCAACGGCCGCAAGGCGACCGGCGCGCCCGGAACCGGGGCGTTGGTATCCGGCGCGCCAGCCGACTTTGTCACCCTCGATCTCGACCGGCTCGACCGCGACGCCATCATGCCGGTCGACCCGATCGATCTCCTGTTCGCCAGGGGCAATGCACAGCTGGTGCGCGACGTGGTCGTGGACGGTCGGTTGATCGTCAGCGAAGGCCGCTGCCTGGGTGTTGATCTCCCTGCGATCGAGCAGGAACTGCGCGGAATCTTCCGCGCCAGTGCCGGAAAACTCTCTGGCTTCCAGCGTGCGTGGCCACAGCTCTCGGCCGGCTTGCAAAACTGGTTCGAGCAGCAACTGGATTGCAGCTAA
- a CDS encoding ABC transporter substrate-binding protein, whose protein sequence is MLARVSAALLGVALFVGTASAEDTTIKFKLGWTTQGSDAAFFYAKDNGYFKEEGLNVVIDKGNGSGATVTHIMSGAYDAGFGDVNAIIQNASTKPEDAPVMVYMVWNQPPFAIVTKNGSGINTIKDFEGHTLGGAQGTPTTRLLPVFVQKNKLEGEKIKLSNMAPNLQEPMLIKGDIDAALVFNITSYFNLVLNNQDPDKDYKWFSFGDYGMDLYSNGVMVSRKLIASNPKAVAGLVRAINKGMIAVAKDQNAGIKAALNFDNQINVDVEKRRLQYSFDKLIVSPEMKEIGVGDVKDDRMTRAIGIVVEGYQLARTPAPSEIFSREFLPPRAERELTYTAN, encoded by the coding sequence ATGTTAGCCAGAGTAAGCGCCGCGCTGTTGGGAGTAGCTTTGTTCGTAGGCACGGCGAGCGCCGAGGACACGACGATCAAGTTCAAGCTGGGGTGGACGACGCAAGGCAGCGACGCCGCGTTCTTCTACGCCAAGGACAACGGCTACTTCAAGGAAGAGGGCCTCAACGTCGTGATCGACAAGGGCAACGGCTCCGGTGCGACCGTGACGCATATCATGTCGGGTGCCTATGACGCCGGCTTCGGCGACGTCAACGCGATCATCCAGAATGCCTCGACCAAGCCGGAAGATGCGCCGGTCATGGTCTACATGGTCTGGAACCAGCCGCCATTCGCGATCGTGACCAAGAACGGCAGCGGCATCAACACCATCAAGGATTTCGAAGGCCATACGCTCGGCGGCGCACAGGGCACGCCGACCACGCGGTTGTTGCCGGTGTTCGTGCAGAAGAACAAGCTGGAAGGCGAGAAGATCAAGTTGTCCAACATGGCGCCGAACCTGCAGGAGCCGATGCTGATCAAGGGCGATATCGACGCTGCTTTGGTGTTCAACATCACCAGCTATTTCAACCTGGTCCTGAACAACCAGGATCCCGACAAGGACTACAAGTGGTTCTCGTTCGGCGACTACGGCATGGATCTCTATTCCAACGGCGTGATGGTGTCGCGCAAGCTGATAGCGTCCAACCCCAAGGCCGTGGCAGGTCTGGTCCGCGCCATCAACAAGGGCATGATCGCGGTCGCCAAGGATCAGAACGCCGGGATCAAGGCGGCGCTGAACTTCGACAACCAGATCAACGTCGATGTCGAAAAACGCCGCCTGCAATATTCCTTCGACAAGCTGATCGTCTCGCCCGAGATGAAGGAAATCGGCGTCGGCGACGTCAAGGACGACCGCATGACCCGTGCCATCGGTATCGTCGTCGAAGGCTACCAGCTTGCCCGCACCCCGGCGCCGTCCGAAATCTTCTCGCGCGAGTTCCTGCCGCCGCGCGCGGAGCGCGAGCTGACCTATACGGCGAATTGA
- a CDS encoding ABC transporter permease, which translates to MPDLDYRQKAFSAGLIVLFFVGWELFCVVTHMSDLVLPRPSQVFVTLFQKFPILWPHILQTLATTMIGFVLGVGLGVLLGAVIGVSKTAYDTCYPLLVGFSSIPKVAVVPIFVLWFGSGSVPAILTALSICFFPIVVNIATGLATTEPELEDVLKALGASKFDILWNVGLPRTMPFFFASLKVAVSYAFVGAVLSETVASNSGIGNVLMTASSNFNVPLVFAALFVLAALGVALYVIFSLIEGRVTGWATRKNDLIAT; encoded by the coding sequence ATGCCCGATCTCGATTATCGCCAAAAAGCCTTTTCGGCGGGGCTGATCGTGCTGTTTTTCGTGGGGTGGGAACTGTTCTGCGTGGTGACCCACATGTCCGATCTGGTGCTGCCGCGTCCGTCTCAGGTGTTCGTGACGCTGTTCCAGAAATTCCCGATCCTGTGGCCGCACATTTTGCAGACCCTGGCGACCACCATGATCGGATTCGTGCTCGGCGTCGGCCTCGGTGTCTTGCTCGGCGCCGTGATCGGGGTTTCCAAGACCGCCTATGACACCTGCTATCCGCTGCTGGTCGGCTTCTCCTCGATTCCGAAGGTCGCCGTGGTGCCGATCTTCGTGCTGTGGTTCGGCTCCGGCTCGGTGCCGGCGATACTGACGGCGCTGTCGATCTGCTTCTTCCCGATCGTCGTCAACATCGCGACCGGGCTCGCGACCACCGAACCCGAACTCGAGGACGTGCTCAAGGCGCTGGGCGCCAGCAAGTTCGACATCCTCTGGAATGTCGGTCTGCCCAGAACCATGCCGTTCTTTTTTGCCTCATTGAAGGTCGCGGTCAGCTACGCCTTTGTCGGCGCGGTGCTGTCGGAGACCGTCGCCTCGAACAGCGGCATCGGCAACGTGCTGATGACCGCGTCTTCGAATTTCAACGTGCCGCTGGTGTTCGCCGCGTTGTTCGTCCTCGCGGCGCTTGGCGTCGCGCTCTACGTCATCTTCTCGCTGATCGAAGGGCGCGTCACCGGTTGGGCCACCCGCAAGAACGATCTGATCGCCACCTGA